CTGTACAGCAGGAACGATCGAAGCGATTGCTGCTATGAATAAACATAAAGATATTCGTGTGATTAGCTTTGGTAATGTTTATCGTAATGACACCGATGATGCAACTCACTCACACCAGTTTATGCAAATGGACTTTATGTGGGTTAATAAGGATCTATCTTTATCAAACCTTAAGTGGTTTGTTACCAAATTCATCGAACATATGTTTGGTAATGATCTTAAAACTCGGTTTAGACTTTCACACTTTCCGTTTACTGAACCAAGTTTTGAAGTCGATGTTGAATGTTGAAACTGTCAAAGCGGTTGTTTTTTATGTAAAAAAACCAGATGGATCGAGATCATGGGTTCAGGAATCTTACACCCTAAAGTGTTAGAAGCTGCACATATTGATCCTGAAAAGATGGTGGGGATTGCTGCTGGAATTGGGATTGAAAGAATCGCGATGCTAAAAAATAATATCACTGACATTAGGGATTTTTATTTTAATGACTTTCGGTTTATCAAGCAATTTTATGAGTAGTAAATAATTATGTTGTTATCAAAAAAGGTAATTGCCAATTTCATTCCCACGATCACTAAGATCGAAGATAAAAAGATCGTTGAAGCACTCAATGCGATCGGTGCTGAGGTCGAATCAATTAAGACCTTTAGTATGATCGATTACTTAATAATCGGAAAGATCTTTACGATTAAAAAACACCCCCATGCTGAAAAACTAAATATCTGTTCGATCCAGATTAGTGATAATAAGTTTATTAACATCATCTCAGATTCGCCCAACCTTTTTGACCAAACTAAGGTACTTAATAAGTATGTGATTGTGGCGATGGAAGGTGCAGAACTACCCAACGGAATCACGGTAATTAACCGTGATATCCGGGGAATGAATAGTAGTGGGCTTTTATGTTCTTATGCTGATCTAAACCCACAATCAAGTGAGTATCTATCTGAATATGATAGTAAGAATATCATTATCCTTGATAAGGCTAATTTAGGTGATACTGAAGTTTATAAGTATCTAAATATCGATGATACGATCTTTGATATCTCGATCCCTTCTAGTCGTCCTGATTGACATGGGATTAGATTTTTAGCTAAAGAATTAGCTGCTTATCTAAACTTAAAATACGTTGAACTAATTGGTAGAGCTAAACAAACTGATTTTCATCAGATTAATTTTAAGGTTTTAGATGAAACAGATAATAAAGCCAAATACTTTGGTGGGATCCATTTAAGGAACTATCAATTACAACAATCAAGCTGAAACACCAAGGGGATCTTGATTAACAACCACATTAAACCTATTAATGATCTAGTTGATCTTTCTAATTTAATTCCGTTATTTGTGGCTAACCCAATCCACATTCACGACGCTGATAAGATCGTGGGTGATGTAAGATTAGTGCAAGCCACTAAAAAAGAGCAGTTTTTAGCTTTAGATAATAAGTGATATACAGTTCAAGAGAATGATCTTTTAGTTGTTGATGATGAAAAGATCATTGCGCTTGCTGGTATCATTGGTTCAATGGCAACCGCTGTTGATGAGAATAGTATTAACTACTTTATTGAAGTAGGTAACTTTGATCGTCACCAGATCATTAAATCAGCAGCATTTCATAAGATTAACACATACAGTGCTAATCTATTTAGTAAAGAAATCTCTTTATACCAAACCAAAAAGACCTTTGAATACTTATACCAATACTTATTGACAAAGGTTTATAATCAACAGTTATCTGAACTGTCAAAAACATTTAGTGTTGATGAGTATCATCAACAAGTAAAAGTTAATTATGATAAGATTCGCAGCTTACTTGGAAGTATGAACTACTTACCAGATGCTATGATCCAAAAATCATTAACAGACCTAGGGTTTTTAGTTGAAGATGATCTTGTATACGTACCAAGTTATCGAAACGATATTTATAACTGACAAGATCTAGTAGAAGAACTATTAAAGATCTTAAATATTAATCTGTTCCAACCAATTCCGATTAAGGCTGATTATTTACTTGAAGTAAATAATGAAACAAACGAACTGTTAGATCGGCTATCTAAGAAGTTAAGATCATTAAAGTTTAATCATATAAGAACTTATAACTTAACTTCTAAAAAACGGGCTGAACTACTAAATCTGTTTAAGTATCAAGATCCAGTTGTTGTGTCTAAACCAATCTCTGAAACTAGACAGTACTATCGTCAAAATATCTTAACGAACTTATTAGAAGTTTATCAACTAAACCGATCATATAAGAATAAGTTATACCCAATCTTTGAGATCCAAAGTTTATTAACCAAAAATGGTGCTAACCACCATATTGGTTTAGTGATGGCTAATAACTTATTTAATCATAGTTATGATCCATCATCAGGGATCAAACTGGATCTAATCACGATCAAAGGGATTAGTGATATCATCGTGCAAAACTTTGGGTTTAATTGTAATTACCAAACGATTAATGATGATACTTATCTAGTTAAAAACGATTCATTAAAACTAGTAGTTTATGATGAAACGATCGGTTATATTGGTAAGATTAAAAAATCAATCCTAAAAGAATTTGATTTAGCTGATCAAGATATCTATTGTTTAGATATTAATCTGGAACGATTAATTACTTCAATTAATCGTTATGTCAGAACATATGAAGCTTATGATCACTACCAAGAAGTTACTAGAGATATTACTTTCCAACTAAAAAATGAAGTTGATTTTAATAGCTTTATTAATGTCATTAATAGTTTTAATAAGTTATCAAAATGAGAGATTATCTCGATCTTTGATGCAACTAATCAGATTGATACGAACAAGACTTATCAACCAACCAAATATACGGTTAGATGTTATCTAAAACAAGGTGATAAGACTTATACAACTAAAGAGATCAATCAAATCTTTGATGAATTGATTGATCTGATGAAAACTAAACAGATCTTGATTTAGAATCAACGGATTATTTGATTAATTTTTATTTAAAAATAACGGTAAATTTGCATAATTAAATAAGAAGTAAGCTTAATAACAACAAGAAAAAAACACCAAGATGATCTTGGTGTTTTTTCTTTAATTTATTTAAGATAATCGTTCTTGTTTAAACGTATCAATCAGTTCTTTATATTCATCTTTTTTAAGATATTGATTTACCCCATAAACGTAGTTGTTTTTGTATTTTTTTGATACATAATCAACAAAGGTTTTTTGGGTTACGATGATATCAATATCATTAGGGAGATCTTTAATTGCCCAGTTAGCTACTTCTACACCTTTAACACCAAGATTGTTAATCATCTTTTTAATCATCCCAGCACCCATCGCAGATGAACCCATACCAGCTTCACAAGCAAACATTACTTTTTTAGCTTTAGCTACATAAGTTCTTAGTTCATTGTTTGTGCTGGTAGAAGATAAATCATCTTTTAGATTAATTGATTCAAGTGTTTCTTTAGTTGAAGTGATTGGCACGAAATCAATTTGATCTTTATAATAAGGTTTATTGATTCATTTGCCATCAACTTCAACTTTAGTTAATCGAATGATCTTTTCATCAGTTTCTGCTGTTAGATTATCTTCTCGAATCTTTCGGTCGGTTGGATCTGTTGATCTAATCGCACTAATTTGAGTTGCTAACTGTGTTTTTAACTGTTCAACCATACTTTTATCTAGATCTTTTTGTTTGATAGAATCTACAAACTTAATTGTTCGTTTGTAGAATTCCATTTGTTTTTGTAGATAGTCAACTGCTTTAATTTCGTTTTCTTCAATCGGTACTTTAACCCGTTTTGCATCACTGTGTTTAGTTCTTTTAATCTTAAATTTCAAGAGATCAATCTGATGCATGAATTTGTAATCAGCATCAGCAATTTTTAGATTGTAATCTAAATTAACGTTTTCAATACTAAATGTATCTTGTGGATTTATCTTTGAAAGTAGATCATTCTTTCATTGGTTAATCTCATCAATTCTAGCATTGTATTGTGTTAAAAGATGATCGATTTGTAAACTTCAGGCTTTAATTTTTTCTTGATATTTTTGTTCTTTTACCGATGGATTAAATCCTGGTTTATCATAATACTTTTCTAGGTATTTTTCTTTAAGTCCGTTCTCTTTTTGATATTTTTTATATCTAAAGCTTACGATCCTCTTATCATTATCACGGATTGGGAAGTATTCTTTTGAACCATCTTTTAGTGTAATAATCTCTCATAAGTAATTGTGCTCATCAGTTACTTTTTCATAATCAATTGTTTTAATTTTCTTGGTGATGTTGATATCTTTAGCAAGATCAAATTGTTCTGATTTGTAGATTCTTGCAATTAATCTTAATTTTGTTGGAGAGAAGATAATTCTTTCACCAGTACGAATATTTTTTCACAATAGACTAATTGAAGTAAGTGTAAATACGATAGCAGCTGAATCAAATTTTGTTAACAACTTTTTAAGAAATTTTGCCAATCTATAAATCTAGTAAGCACTGATATGTTATTAAATAATAAAAAACCTCCTTTAATTAAGATTAAAGGAGGTTTAAGAAACTTATATTAATGGTGGAGATGACGGGAATCGAACCCGTTTCCACAATCGACTCAGCAAATTAGTTTTATTTACAGTTTAGATACTTATGAAGCTCAAACCAAGTGATAAGTATCAACATCTTGGTTCGTAGTAATCGTTGGGTCAAAAAACTAATTAATCAGTATTAATAGTAAAACTAAAAACGAGTTACAAAATCTAGTTTTATCCTATAAATCTAGGTTTTTAAAAAACCTAGTACGCTATTTATTATTTATTTAGAAGTTTAAAGCGTAGTTGTTTGATGCTAACTGATTTAAAACAAAGTTTTCGTCAGCTAGTTCTTTAGAAGTTTTGTCGGTTATTATTACCTTGAGCTATAAAGGGCAGACCCTACTGAACTAATAAGTTTATCAATCATGTCGAAGCCTTGACATCCCCATGAATAATAAATATTGTTTATGTCTATTTAGACATCTAAATTTTAATTTAATAAATTATTTTATTAAGTCCATATAGGTTATTATTTATTCTTTAATAAGGTTTATCTAATAACCTATATGGATAAGAAGTGCACAGAACAGCTATCATCAAGCTTTGAGCCAATTTCACTAGATAATTTTATAATCTTATTGCTAATTGATTTTTAGAAGAAAATAAATCCTTGTCATTTATAATGACAATAAACTATTTTATCGTTATTTCTCATCTTACAAATAAGCT
The nucleotide sequence above comes from Mycoplasmoides gallisepticum. Encoded proteins:
- the pheT gene encoding phenylalanine--tRNA ligase subunit beta — translated: MLLSKKVIANFIPTITKIEDKKIVEALNAIGAEVESIKTFSMIDYLIIGKIFTIKKHPHAEKLNICSIQISDNKFINIISDSPNLFDQTKVLNKYVIVAMEGAELPNGITVINRDIRGMNSSGLLCSYADLNPQSSEYLSEYDSKNIIILDKANLGDTEVYKYLNIDDTIFDISIPSSRPDWHGIRFLAKELAAYLNLKYVELIGRAKQTDFHQINFKVLDETDNKAKYFGGIHLRNYQLQQSSWNTKGILINNHIKPINDLVDLSNLIPLFVANPIHIHDADKIVGDVRLVQATKKEQFLALDNKWYTVQENDLLVVDDEKIIALAGIIGSMATAVDENSINYFIEVGNFDRHQIIKSAAFHKINTYSANLFSKEISLYQTKKTFEYLYQYLLTKVYNQQLSELSKTFSVDEYHQQVKVNYDKIRSLLGSMNYLPDAMIQKSLTDLGFLVEDDLVYVPSYRNDIYNWQDLVEELLKILNINLFQPIPIKADYLLEVNNETNELLDRLSKKLRSLKFNHIRTYNLTSKKRAELLNLFKYQDPVVVSKPISETRQYYRQNILTNLLEVYQLNRSYKNKLYPIFEIQSLLTKNGANHHIGLVMANNLFNHSYDPSSGIKLDLITIKGISDIIVQNFGFNCNYQTINDDTYLVKNDSLKLVVYDETIGYIGKIKKSILKEFDLADQDIYCLDINLERLITSINRYVRTYEAYDHYQEVTRDITFQLKNEVDFNSFINVINSFNKLSKWEIISIFDATNQIDTNKTYQPTKYTVRCYLKQGDKTYTTKEINQIFDELIDLMKTKQILI
- the pheS gene encoding phenylalanine--tRNA ligase subunit alpha, with product MDQIKKIIDNFKQTISSVDNQKELIVTKNIFVKKHVTPLFQQLRELEELAVKKAFGKELNFLQEAIQELFEEKNQQLVINLDQNQKPAYDLMIPALDLVDGSIHPLNLVVNQIVDFFKKFNFTIVNYPELVTTKHCFDDLNIPLDHPGRSKTDTFYVSDKQLLRTHCTAGTIEAIAAMNKHKDIRVISFGNVYRNDTDDATHSHQFMQMDFMWVNKDLSLSNLKWFVTKFIEHMFGNDLKTRFRLSHFPFTEPSFEVDVECWNCQSGCFLCKKTRWIEIMGSGILHPKVLEAAHIDPEKMVGIAAGIGIERIAMLKNNITDIRDFYFNDFRFIKQFYE